A region from the Ictalurus punctatus breed USDA103 chromosome 25, Coco_2.0, whole genome shotgun sequence genome encodes:
- the LOC108257901 gene encoding uncharacterized protein LOC108257901 isoform X1, which translates to MALYQCSNSINMESLASLKIKTGEGGTESTGKSKEMGYCGRLDVIAGKEEGKAGNGEDDSSSPAHLPNFTMPSTSSPPQRSSTAKPEYFSRPTLLSASSEEDIRATADLSANDTLSQSYNDTVNSTVAPGFPIGAAGPTVNTLAPTNSTSVPGNLTESRDGANLSVGDNQTSRASSTTLSDTVTTSLPKGVTKPSTSAPSTRSQTLSASTRPQITTSLLATTTRSRSKSSTVTTKDISAPTTTTTTTTTSSTTTTTIQTTEHSSTPVQAKALAGTPSELNVGDNTEYSNTSMDPLLAGLVSVFVVTAAIVSLLIFLKFRHRNERPEFRRLQDLPMDDMMEDTPLSMYSY; encoded by the exons ATGGCTCTCTATCAGTGCTCTAATAGCATTAATATGGAGTCACTGGCTTCACTCAAAATCAAAACAGGAGAGGGAGGGACCGAGTCTACGGGGAAGAGCAAGGAAATGGGTTACTGTGGAAGACTTGATGTGATAGCAGGGAAAGAGGAGGGCAAAGCGGGAAACG GTGAAGATGATTCCAGCTCACCCGCACATCTTCCAAACTTCACCATGCCATCCACCTCCTCACCTCCCCAGAGGTCCTCCACTGCAAAACCAGAATACTTTTCAAGACCTACACTTCTCAGCGCTTCCTCCGAGGAAGATATCAGAGCTACAGCAGATCTCTCTGCTAACGACACCCTCAGCCAGAGCTATAACGATACAGTAAACAGTACAGTCGCTCCAG GTTTTCCTATAGGAGCTGCTGGACCTACAGTGAATACTCTTGCACCTACAAACAGTACAAGTGTTCCAGGAAACCTAACAGAAAGTCGAGATGGGGCTAATCTTTCAGTCGGAGATAACCAGACCTCAAGAGCATCCAGTACAACACTATCTGACACCGTCACCACATCTCTGCCCAAAGGCGTGACTAAACCGAGCACATCGGCTCCCTCTACACGCTCCCAGACTCTTTCTGCCTCCACTAGGCCTCAGATTACCACCAGCCTATTGGCAACAACCACTCGAAGCAGGAGCAAGTCCTCAACTGTTACCACCAAAGACATATCTGCtccaaccaccaccaccaccactacaactacctcatccaccaccactaccactatCCAGACCACAGAGCATAGCAGCACTCCTGTCCAGGCTAAAGCTCTTGCAGGCACCCCTTCTGAGCTGAATGTTGGAGACAACACTGAAT ATTCTAATACATCAATGGATCCTCTCTTGGCCGGCCTGGTGTCCGTGTTTGTCGTGACCGCTGCCATTGTCTCTCTTCTGATTTTCCTGAAATTCCGACACAGGAACGAGCGTCCGGAATTCCGTCGACTCCAGGATCTCCCCATG GATGATATGATGGAGGACACGCCTCTCTCCATGTACAGCTACTGA
- the LOC108257901 gene encoding uncharacterized protein LOC108257901 isoform X2: MRETETIALCVLFLFCSSFTQGEDDSSSPAHLPNFTMPSTSSPPQRSSTAKPEYFSRPTLLSASSEEDIRATADLSANDTLSQSYNDTVNSTVAPGFPIGAAGPTVNTLAPTNSTSVPGNLTESRDGANLSVGDNQTSRASSTTLSDTVTTSLPKGVTKPSTSAPSTRSQTLSASTRPQITTSLLATTTRSRSKSSTVTTKDISAPTTTTTTTTTSSTTTTTIQTTEHSSTPVQAKALAGTPSELNVGDNTEYSNTSMDPLLAGLVSVFVVTAAIVSLLIFLKFRHRNERPEFRRLQDLPMDDMMEDTPLSMYSY, translated from the exons ATGAGGGAAACGGAAACTATTGCTCTTTGTGTGCTGTTCCTCTTCTGCTCCTCTTTCACACAAG GTGAAGATGATTCCAGCTCACCCGCACATCTTCCAAACTTCACCATGCCATCCACCTCCTCACCTCCCCAGAGGTCCTCCACTGCAAAACCAGAATACTTTTCAAGACCTACACTTCTCAGCGCTTCCTCCGAGGAAGATATCAGAGCTACAGCAGATCTCTCTGCTAACGACACCCTCAGCCAGAGCTATAACGATACAGTAAACAGTACAGTCGCTCCAG GTTTTCCTATAGGAGCTGCTGGACCTACAGTGAATACTCTTGCACCTACAAACAGTACAAGTGTTCCAGGAAACCTAACAGAAAGTCGAGATGGGGCTAATCTTTCAGTCGGAGATAACCAGACCTCAAGAGCATCCAGTACAACACTATCTGACACCGTCACCACATCTCTGCCCAAAGGCGTGACTAAACCGAGCACATCGGCTCCCTCTACACGCTCCCAGACTCTTTCTGCCTCCACTAGGCCTCAGATTACCACCAGCCTATTGGCAACAACCACTCGAAGCAGGAGCAAGTCCTCAACTGTTACCACCAAAGACATATCTGCtccaaccaccaccaccaccactacaactacctcatccaccaccactaccactatCCAGACCACAGAGCATAGCAGCACTCCTGTCCAGGCTAAAGCTCTTGCAGGCACCCCTTCTGAGCTGAATGTTGGAGACAACACTGAAT ATTCTAATACATCAATGGATCCTCTCTTGGCCGGCCTGGTGTCCGTGTTTGTCGTGACCGCTGCCATTGTCTCTCTTCTGATTTTCCTGAAATTCCGACACAGGAACGAGCGTCCGGAATTCCGTCGACTCCAGGATCTCCCCATG GATGATATGATGGAGGACACGCCTCTCTCCATGTACAGCTACTGA